A section of the Streptomyces sp. NBC_00178 genome encodes:
- a CDS encoding FUSC family protein translates to MSWLRALKETARSGLTIERQSLEPLIALRGAAGLALVVGLSLAFFGPVIAAGSAFGAFQAAIATFQRSWRPRPVLALVSGVSLAVSTFIGYLTVNHTMLFLALLVLWTFVAGLTWAVGSTAGIIAGSNVAIMLVTITLPTSVLDAAEHAGMMALGGLVQAALIVLFPVRRWGAQRDALADALAAEADYARRLRDDPVAPFDPVPLMTARSAAAVTPRQARRRPAELHGARGVAERLRPVLASLADPALGVPPEGPERYWAREILGAAGSLLDSAADAVRHGDAVRLDEEALSVLKSPDTEVILVGPPRRAAERLVSLLADVIEIAEGTGTDDTTPGEPLVPHRRRPTLLRLVPVVYRAMRREMRLGSTVLRHAVRVSAVAASGYLIGLVLPFGHGYWAPMTAVMVMRPEFTQTYSRSVARFGGTVVGVGFATGIVQLAHPTAWPSAALAVISAGLMYLLMRTGYAVSQVCVSAYVVFLLGMAGDDWAQTVPERVLLTFVGGLLAMVAYALYPAWETPRLRDRLAGWLVTDGRYAATVLDRYADPASRSLDDVRTALLTTREARVAWQEALETARHEPVRHRGISRTAASDAEDALAQFGRVAMLMEAHLPAVSATPVPEAAGLAVALRRTTEQAAKAVRERRVPDWEPVRAELGRRDAEGPVPDAFVRDGALLLLDALEDFSRALEGTGKP, encoded by the coding sequence ATGAGCTGGCTCCGGGCGCTGAAGGAGACCGCCCGCTCGGGCCTGACGATCGAGCGGCAGAGTCTCGAACCGCTCATCGCTCTGCGCGGAGCCGCGGGACTGGCCCTGGTCGTGGGGCTGAGCCTGGCGTTCTTCGGCCCGGTGATCGCCGCCGGATCGGCGTTCGGAGCGTTCCAGGCGGCCATCGCGACCTTCCAGCGCAGCTGGCGCCCGCGGCCTGTGCTGGCCCTCGTCTCCGGGGTCAGCCTGGCCGTGTCGACGTTCATCGGCTACCTCACCGTCAATCACACCATGCTGTTCCTGGCGCTGCTGGTGCTCTGGACGTTCGTCGCCGGCCTGACCTGGGCGGTGGGCTCCACCGCCGGCATCATCGCGGGCTCCAACGTCGCGATCATGCTGGTCACCATCACCCTGCCCACGTCCGTCCTCGACGCGGCGGAGCACGCCGGGATGATGGCGCTCGGCGGACTCGTCCAGGCGGCCCTCATCGTGCTGTTCCCCGTACGCAGATGGGGCGCCCAGCGCGACGCGCTCGCCGACGCCCTCGCGGCCGAGGCCGACTACGCCCGCAGGCTGCGGGACGACCCGGTGGCGCCCTTCGACCCCGTACCGCTGATGACGGCGCGCAGTGCGGCCGCCGTCACCCCGCGCCAGGCACGGCGCCGCCCCGCCGAGCTGCACGGGGCGCGCGGGGTCGCCGAACGCCTGCGGCCCGTCCTGGCCTCGCTCGCCGATCCGGCGCTGGGTGTCCCCCCGGAGGGGCCGGAACGCTACTGGGCGCGGGAGATCCTGGGCGCCGCCGGTTCCCTGCTCGACTCCGCGGCCGACGCCGTGCGCCACGGCGACGCGGTCCGGCTCGACGAGGAGGCGCTCTCCGTCCTGAAGTCCCCCGACACCGAGGTGATCCTCGTGGGGCCGCCGCGCCGGGCGGCCGAGCGGCTCGTCTCGCTCCTCGCCGACGTCATCGAGATCGCCGAGGGCACCGGCACGGACGACACGACACCGGGGGAGCCCCTCGTCCCGCACCGCCGCCGTCCCACCCTGCTGCGGCTGGTCCCCGTCGTGTACCGGGCCATGCGACGCGAGATGCGCCTCGGGTCGACGGTCCTGCGGCACGCGGTCCGGGTCTCGGCGGTGGCCGCGTCGGGTTATCTCATCGGCCTCGTGCTGCCGTTCGGCCACGGGTACTGGGCGCCGATGACCGCCGTCATGGTGATGCGCCCGGAGTTCACGCAGACCTACTCCCGCTCGGTGGCCCGCTTCGGCGGGACAGTCGTCGGAGTCGGGTTCGCGACCGGGATCGTGCAGCTCGCGCACCCGACGGCGTGGCCCTCCGCGGCGCTCGCCGTGATCAGCGCCGGACTGATGTACCTGCTCATGCGCACCGGTTACGCCGTGAGCCAGGTGTGCGTCTCCGCCTACGTCGTCTTCCTGCTCGGCATGGCCGGGGACGACTGGGCCCAGACCGTCCCGGAGCGCGTCCTGCTGACGTTCGTGGGCGGGCTGCTCGCGATGGTGGCGTACGCCCTCTACCCGGCCTGGGAGACCCCGAGACTGCGGGACCGGCTGGCCGGCTGGCTGGTCACGGACGGGCGGTACGCCGCCACGGTCCTCGACCGGTACGCCGATCCCGCCTCCCGGAGCCTCGACGACGTGCGCACGGCCCTGCTCACCACCCGGGAGGCGCGTGTGGCGTGGCAGGAGGCCCTGGAGACGGCCCGCCACGAACCCGTGCGGCACCGGGGCATCTCCCGTACGGCCGCTTCGGACGCCGAGGACGCCCTCGCCCAGTTCGGCCGCGTCGCGATGCTCATGGAGGCCCATCTGCCGGCTGTCTCCGCGACCCCGGTCCCGGAGGCCGCCGGGCTGGCCGTGGCGCTGCGGCGCACCACGGAGCAGGCGGCCAAGGCGGTGCGGGAGCGCCGCGTCCCCGACTGGGAACCTGTCCGGGCCGAGCTGGGGCGCCGGGACGCCGAGGGGCCCGTGCCGGACGCCTTCGTGCGGGACGGGGCGCTGCTGCTGCTGGACGCCCTCGAGGACTTCTCGCGGGCGCTGGAGGGCACCGGGAAGCCCTGA
- a CDS encoding DUF2786 domain-containing protein — protein MESVIDRACAAALYSDDDAGLDTGASLLAADPSADDELHRRGEEFVRRAWARGWQPADVVRTVRRELDEDGAALAAVLIRAETAAYGQLPPRWADQVAALPGPVPRNRPDRFTYASEILVLYRVLLRLPAIEPTGPPPGTAAEASHRPPAHGEPRMLTRIRALLAKAEATGFPEEAEALTTKAQELMARHSIDEALLAARTHAAGTPGARRIGVDAPYESAKAVLLDSVASANRCRAVWNSDLGFTTVVGFEPDLDAVELLFTSLLVQGTAAMTKAEAGQRAAGRKRTKTFRQSFLLAYAQRLGSRLAADTARVTAAAGAGPGPEGDDGGRDALLPVLAARDVAVTDTAERMFPRTTTTRLRGATDAEGWDHGTAAADRARMGGRGPEIRR, from the coding sequence ATGGAATCGGTGATCGACCGGGCGTGCGCCGCGGCCCTGTATTCGGACGACGACGCGGGTCTGGACACCGGCGCCTCCCTCCTCGCCGCCGATCCGTCCGCCGACGACGAGCTGCACCGCCGGGGCGAGGAGTTCGTCCGCCGCGCGTGGGCGCGTGGCTGGCAGCCCGCGGACGTCGTACGGACCGTCCGGCGCGAGCTGGACGAGGACGGGGCGGCCCTGGCCGCCGTGCTGATCAGGGCCGAGACGGCCGCGTACGGGCAGCTGCCCCCGCGCTGGGCCGACCAGGTCGCCGCGCTGCCCGGCCCCGTGCCCCGTAACCGGCCCGACCGCTTCACCTACGCCTCGGAGATCCTCGTGCTCTACCGGGTGCTGCTGCGGCTGCCCGCCATCGAGCCGACCGGCCCGCCCCCCGGGACCGCGGCCGAGGCCTCGCACCGGCCGCCCGCCCACGGCGAGCCCCGCATGCTGACCAGGATCCGGGCGCTGCTCGCCAAGGCGGAGGCCACCGGTTTCCCCGAGGAGGCCGAGGCGCTCACCACCAAGGCGCAGGAGCTGATGGCCCGGCACAGCATCGACGAGGCGCTCCTCGCCGCCCGGACGCACGCCGCCGGGACGCCGGGCGCCCGCCGGATCGGGGTCGACGCCCCGTACGAGAGTGCCAAGGCGGTCCTGCTCGATTCCGTCGCGTCGGCGAACCGCTGCCGTGCCGTGTGGAACAGCGACCTCGGGTTCACCACGGTCGTGGGCTTCGAGCCGGACCTCGACGCCGTGGAACTGCTCTTCACCTCACTGCTCGTCCAGGGCACCGCCGCGATGACGAAGGCGGAGGCCGGGCAGCGAGCGGCGGGACGCAAGCGGACCAAGACGTTCCGGCAGTCCTTCCTGCTGGCGTACGCCCAGCGCCTGGGCAGCCGCCTCGCGGCGGACACCGCCCGTGTCACCGCCGCGGCCGGTGCCGGGCCCGGCCCGGAGGGCGACGACGGCGGACGGGACGCGCTGCTGCCGGTCCTGGCGGCCAGGGACGTCGCCGTCACCGACACCGCCGAGCGGATGTTCCCGCGGACCACCACGACCCGGCTGCGCGGGGCGACGGACGCCGAGGGCTGGGACCACGGCACAGCCGCCGCCGACCGGGCCAGGATGGGCGGGAGAGGGCCCGAAATCCGACGCTAG
- a CDS encoding NADP-dependent oxidoreductase codes for MEAIVYEEFGGPEVLRRARIDDVHAGPGQIRVAVRAAGVNPVDYKIRNGWMEAAFPTPLPAVPGSEFSGVVDETGEGVTEFAVGDAVLGRSATGAYADYVLADVGAVARKPEILGWPEAAALPVATGTAARVLDELAVSEGETLLLHGASGAVGSAAVQLAVARGATVVGTASPANHDYLRVLGAVPVAYGDGLVERVREVAPQGVDAVFDVAGKGVLADSVELRGGTADRIVTIADADAAHHGVAFSAGGGGAAGESRRLGEYAQAAAVGGLRIPVERTFPLREAARAQELSEAGHVRGKLVLLPGEH; via the coding sequence ATGGAAGCGATCGTGTACGAGGAGTTCGGCGGCCCCGAGGTGCTGCGCCGGGCCCGCATCGACGACGTCCACGCCGGCCCCGGGCAGATCCGGGTGGCGGTCCGGGCCGCCGGGGTCAATCCGGTCGACTACAAGATCCGCAACGGCTGGATGGAGGCGGCGTTCCCGACCCCGCTGCCCGCCGTGCCGGGCAGCGAGTTCTCCGGGGTCGTCGACGAGACGGGTGAGGGCGTGACGGAGTTCGCGGTCGGGGACGCGGTACTCGGCCGGAGCGCGACCGGGGCGTATGCCGACTACGTGCTGGCCGACGTGGGCGCCGTCGCCCGCAAGCCCGAGATACTGGGCTGGCCCGAGGCCGCCGCGCTGCCGGTCGCGACGGGGACCGCCGCCCGGGTACTGGACGAGCTCGCGGTGTCCGAGGGCGAGACGCTGCTGCTGCACGGGGCGTCCGGAGCGGTGGGTTCCGCCGCTGTGCAGCTGGCCGTCGCGCGGGGGGCCACGGTCGTCGGGACCGCGTCACCGGCCAATCACGACTACCTGCGGGTGCTCGGCGCGGTTCCGGTGGCGTACGGGGACGGGCTGGTGGAGCGGGTGCGGGAGGTCGCTCCCCAGGGCGTGGACGCGGTGTTCGACGTCGCGGGGAAAGGCGTGCTCGCCGACTCGGTGGAACTGCGCGGCGGTACCGCCGACAGGATCGTCACCATCGCGGACGCGGACGCGGCGCACCACGGGGTCGCGTTCTCGGCGGGCGGCGGTGGCGCCGCCGGCGAGAGCAGGCGGCTCGGCGAGTACGCGCAGGCGGCGGCCGTCGGCGGCCTGCGGATCCCCGTCGAGCGGACCTTCCCGCTCCGCGAGGCGGCGAGGGCGCAGGAGCTGAGCGAGGCCGGGCACGTGCGCGGCAAACTGGTCCTGCTCCCCGGGGAGCACTGA